The Crocosphaera subtropica ATCC 51142 genome includes a window with the following:
- the rpsN gene encoding 30S ribosomal protein S14, translating into MAKKSMIEREKKRERLIAKYAEKRAALKEAFENAEDFEEKIEIHRQIQRLPRNSAPSRHRNRCWLTGRPRGYYRDFGLSRNVLREWAHEGLLPGVVKSSW; encoded by the coding sequence ATGGCTAAAAAAAGCATGATCGAGCGTGAAAAAAAGCGCGAACGTTTAATTGCAAAATATGCTGAAAAACGGGCAGCCCTCAAAGAAGCCTTTGAAAACGCCGAAGATTTTGAAGAAAAAATCGAAATTCATCGTCAAATCCAACGTTTACCCCGTAATAGTGCGCCCAGTCGTCACCGTAATCGTTGCTGGTTAACAGGTCGTCCTAGAGGCTACTATCGTGATTTTGGCCTATCCCGCAACGTCCTCAGAGAATGGGCCCACGAAGGGTTATTACCTGGGGTCGTTAAATCCAGTTGGTAG
- the aat gene encoding leucyl/phenylalanyl-tRNA--protein transferase produces the protein MEFSENVDPIIQGYAQGYFLMADENDVLGWYSSRQRALIPLDERFHYPKSLKRVLNQNIFSVAINRNFLGVCYGCADRKTTWIAPELIDIYYQLHLAGYAHSFETWQGNELAGGILGITLGGAFIGESMFFRIPNGSKVAMVKLVEHLRQRGFTLFDAQLQNDHLARFGSYLVSEIEYQKFLQDALKNPCVFV, from the coding sequence ATGGAATTTAGCGAAAATGTAGACCCCATTATACAGGGATATGCCCAAGGTTATTTTTTGATGGCAGATGAAAACGATGTACTGGGCTGGTATTCTAGTCGTCAACGGGCCCTAATTCCCCTCGATGAACGTTTTCACTATCCAAAATCCTTAAAACGAGTTTTGAATCAAAATATTTTTTCTGTGGCTATTAACCGTAATTTTCTGGGGGTATGCTACGGTTGTGCTGATCGCAAAACAACTTGGATCGCACCAGAATTAATTGATATATATTATCAACTACATTTAGCCGGTTATGCCCATAGCTTTGAAACTTGGCAAGGGAATGAGTTAGCCGGAGGGATTTTAGGCATTACCCTAGGAGGTGCATTTATTGGGGAATCGATGTTTTTTCGGATTCCTAATGGTTCAAAAGTAGCAATGGTTAAATTAGTAGAACATCTCAGACAACGTGGGTTTACCCTATTTGATGCTCAACTGCAAAACGACCATTTAGCTAGATTTGGGTCTTATTTAGTTAGTGAGATCGAATACCAAAAATTTTTACAAGACGCTTTAAAGAATCCCTGTGTTTTTGTTTAA
- the rsmH gene encoding 16S rRNA (cytosine(1402)-N(4))-methyltransferase RsmH: MTNTDHPNQPNPPHLHTPVLCQEVIDGLAIEPNGHYLDATLGRGGHSRLILEAFPDVRVTGIDLDEEAIAITQENFSLMGDKRLQVWQGNFADYPGEIGEFNGIIADLGVSSPQFDVPERGFSFRHQAPLDMRMNREQSLTAGEIINHWDQTSLADLFYQYGEERRSRAIARRLVQQRPFETTTELAEAIAKCFPPKQRYGRIHPATRVFQALRIAVNDELGSLERFLEKAPHWLKPGGRIGIISFHSLEDRRVKYSFRDSLLLDVITKKPIIPQPEEEEKNPRSRSAKLRFAQRKPL; this comes from the coding sequence ATGACTAACACAGATCACCCTAATCAACCTAATCCTCCTCATCTTCACACTCCAGTATTATGCCAAGAGGTGATAGACGGTTTAGCCATTGAACCCAATGGCCATTACCTAGATGCGACTTTGGGGCGAGGTGGCCATAGTCGTCTGATTTTAGAGGCTTTTCCTGATGTTAGAGTAACAGGAATTGATCTCGATGAGGAAGCGATCGCCATAACTCAAGAAAATTTCTCTCTTATGGGAGATAAACGCTTGCAAGTATGGCAGGGGAATTTTGCTGATTATCCAGGTGAAATAGGGGAATTTAATGGCATCATTGCAGATTTAGGGGTTAGCTCTCCTCAGTTCGATGTGCCAGAGAGAGGTTTTAGTTTTCGTCATCAGGCTCCTTTAGATATGCGGATGAACCGTGAACAGTCTCTGACCGCAGGTGAAATTATTAATCATTGGGATCAAACGAGTTTGGCTGATCTATTTTATCAATACGGAGAAGAAAGGCGATCGCGAGCAATTGCACGTCGTTTGGTACAGCAACGTCCTTTTGAGACGACAACAGAGTTAGCAGAGGCCATTGCTAAATGTTTTCCCCCAAAACAACGTTATGGACGCATACACCCGGCTACCCGTGTTTTTCAAGCGTTACGCATTGCGGTTAATGACGAATTAGGATCGTTGGAAAGGTTCTTAGAAAAAGCCCCCCATTGGTTAAAACCTGGGGGACGCATAGGAATTATTAGTTTTCATAGTCTTGAAGATCGTAGGGTAAAATATAGTTTTCGAGACTCTTTATTATTGGATGTTATTACTAAAAAACCGATTATTCCTCAACCTGAAGAAGAAGAAAAAAACCCCCGATCTCGTTCGGCAAAATTACGGTTTGCACAACGTAAACCGCTATAA
- a CDS encoding DUF4168 domain-containing protein gives MLKIIQKKRNPGGDSVIIMDLAAQRMVFIHCSLLNLNRIFTRSIMSSLVVFFGILHGCSWLPNVSPTPSPPPSNFSDEEVTNYARTVLKIEDQRQIAYEEIETIIDNRPPEIACDQPETIKQLPDNAQKIAVEFCNQSKKIAQDSGLSSNQFNAITENAQKDATLKKRIQNAMIRIRKP, from the coding sequence ATGCTTAAAATAATTCAAAAAAAAAGAAACCCAGGCGGGGATTCAGTTATTATTATGGATTTGGCGGCTCAACGCATGGTGTTTATTCACTGTTCCCTTTTGAATTTGAACAGAATCTTCACTCGTTCTATTATGTCTAGTTTAGTAGTATTTTTTGGTATTCTTCATGGGTGTAGTTGGCTTCCAAATGTTTCCCCTACCCCATCGCCGCCACCCTCTAATTTTAGTGATGAAGAGGTCACGAATTATGCTCGGACGGTGTTAAAAATTGAAGATCAACGTCAGATTGCTTACGAAGAAATCGAAACAATTATAGACAATAGACCCCCAGAAATTGCTTGCGATCAACCAGAAACCATTAAACAATTACCAGATAATGCCCAAAAGATTGCCGTTGAATTTTGTAATCAATCGAAAAAAATAGCCCAAGATAGTGGTTTATCTTCTAATCAGTTTAATGCTATAACTGAAAACGCTCAAAAAGATGCCACCCTAAAAAAAAGAATACAAAATGCTATGATTCGTATTAGAAAGCCTTAA
- a CDS encoding alpha/beta fold hydrolase, which translates to MRLLSPFSSQVIAPLLIYFPGMDGTGKLFHRQGERLKDFFSIRCLSIPSNDQSDWSTLVTNTVTLMRKELESHPHSSVYLCGESFGACLAIKVVLAAPELIEKVILVNPASSFNKRSFLKLGIELNQWIPNFVYKGSALLLLSFLGALNRMNNRDSKALFNAMQSLPQEVVSWRLSLLRDFEINKKNLALFEKPILLLASQEDKLLPSVDEGKELVNYFPNSSLTILPESGHACLLETDVNLLKILQQNNFLSEENHVKNNLYVK; encoded by the coding sequence ATGAGGTTACTGTCTCCCTTTTCTTCTCAAGTGATTGCTCCTTTATTGATTTATTTTCCTGGTATGGATGGGACAGGAAAATTATTTCATCGACAAGGAGAAAGATTAAAGGATTTTTTTTCTATTCGCTGTTTATCGATTCCATCAAACGACCAAAGTGATTGGTCAACGTTGGTTACGAATACAGTAACATTGATGAGAAAAGAATTAGAGTCCCATCCTCATTCGTCCGTTTATTTATGCGGAGAATCCTTCGGAGCGTGTTTAGCTATTAAAGTAGTGTTAGCTGCACCAGAGTTGATTGAAAAAGTGATTTTAGTCAACCCGGCATCCTCTTTCAATAAACGATCTTTTTTAAAGTTGGGAATCGAGTTAAATCAATGGATTCCTAACTTTGTCTATAAAGGATCTGCCTTGCTTCTTTTATCATTTTTGGGGGCCTTAAATCGTATGAACAATAGGGATAGTAAAGCTTTATTTAATGCCATGCAATCCCTTCCTCAAGAGGTAGTTAGTTGGCGACTTTCTTTGTTGCGAGATTTTGAAATTAACAAAAAAAACCTAGCACTGTTTGAAAAACCCATATTATTATTAGCAAGTCAAGAAGATAAACTATTACCTTCTGTTGATGAAGGCAAAGAATTAGTTAATTATTTTCCCAATAGTAGCTTAACTATTTTACCTGAAAGTGGTCATGCTTGTTTATTAGAAACCGATGTTAATTTATTAAAGATTCTACAACAAAATAATTTTCTTTCAGAAGAAAATCACGTTAAGAATAATCTGTATGTCAAATAA
- a CDS encoding TIGR04168 family protein has protein sequence MTIHQKQAITIAVVGDVHDQWEQADNDALEQLNIDLILFVGDFGNESVPVVRKISEVSIPKAVIMGNHDAWYTASAWGRKQCPYNRQQEDWLEKQLELLGEIHIGYSKLDFPQFNLSVVGSRPYSWGGPEWKNKSFLRDRYQVSNFAESTAKIMAAVQETSETNIIFLGHNGPTGLGQHPEAICGKDWQPLGGDHGDPDFAQAIAQTYDLGKKIPLVTFGHMHHRLRHTRSQLRTRLVTNEQGTVYLNAACVPRIIEENGQKLRNFSLVSLDNGKVSHISLVWVDNEGAITTEDRLYEQPILSPIN, from the coding sequence ATGACTATTCATCAAAAACAAGCCATCACCATTGCTGTAGTGGGAGATGTTCACGATCAATGGGAACAGGCTGATAATGATGCGTTAGAACAGTTAAATATTGATTTAATTTTATTTGTAGGAGATTTTGGTAACGAATCCGTTCCTGTGGTTCGCAAAATTAGTGAGGTATCTATCCCAAAAGCGGTGATTATGGGCAATCATGATGCTTGGTATACTGCTTCTGCTTGGGGACGAAAACAATGTCCTTATAATCGCCAGCAAGAAGATTGGTTAGAAAAACAATTAGAGTTATTGGGGGAGATTCATATCGGTTATAGTAAGTTAGATTTTCCTCAATTTAATCTCTCCGTTGTAGGGAGTCGTCCCTATAGTTGGGGCGGTCCAGAATGGAAAAATAAAAGCTTTTTACGCGATCGCTATCAAGTTTCTAATTTTGCAGAATCCACTGCCAAAATCATGGCCGCCGTCCAAGAAACCAGTGAAACTAATATTATTTTCCTAGGGCATAACGGTCCGACGGGTTTAGGACAACATCCTGAAGCCATCTGCGGAAAAGATTGGCAACCGTTAGGAGGGGATCACGGTGATCCTGATTTTGCCCAAGCCATTGCACAAACCTATGATTTAGGGAAAAAGATACCTTTAGTCACTTTTGGCCATATGCACCATCGTCTGCGTCACACCCGTTCCCAACTACGCACAAGACTAGTAACCAATGAACAGGGAACCGTTTACTTAAATGCAGCTTGTGTGCCTCGGATTATTGAAGAAAATGGTCAAAAATTGCGTAACTTTTCCTTAGTTTCTTTAGATAATGGTAAAGTGAGTCATATTTCTTTAGTATGGGTAGATAATGAAGGGGCGATCACCACCGAAGATCGTCTTTATGAACAACCCATTCTTTCTCCGATTAATTAA
- a CDS encoding DUF3172 domain-containing protein translates to MARRPPPRYSDRRSNPSPPPSPKSNINYGTIALFGGIFVLGIGVGIGVSSNASFDPKNVASREVIDKSAPNAELCVQYGASAIVADMRIFLTLNPFSVFVTQPQMQPGCVLRRSNMNLLEQKRLITSEQARDCRNRMNTFGFVGSLDNKPTIDCIYPNDAAGNLFLNPPGSVNPRSEGENF, encoded by the coding sequence ATGGCCCGTAGACCACCCCCTCGTTATTCCGATCGCCGTTCTAACCCTTCTCCTCCTCCTTCTCCCAAATCGAACATTAACTATGGAACCATTGCCCTATTTGGAGGCATTTTTGTCTTAGGGATTGGAGTTGGCATCGGCGTGAGTTCTAACGCCAGTTTCGACCCCAAAAATGTCGCTTCACGGGAAGTCATTGATAAAAGTGCGCCCAATGCAGAACTTTGCGTTCAATACGGGGCCAGTGCTATCGTTGCGGATATGCGGATTTTTCTAACCTTAAACCCTTTTAGTGTCTTTGTTACTCAACCGCAAATGCAGCCTGGATGTGTTCTGCGTCGTTCTAATATGAATTTACTCGAACAAAAACGACTGATCACCTCAGAACAAGCGAGAGATTGCCGAAATCGAATGAATACCTTTGGTTTTGTGGGTTCTTTAGACAATAAACCCACCATTGATTGTATCTATCCTAACGATGCAGCCGGAAACTTATTCCTTAATCCTCCTGGTTCAGTCAACCCCCGTTCCGAAGGAGAGAATTTTTAA
- a CDS encoding Rpn family recombination-promoting nuclease/putative transposase, producing MKTDTIFYRLFQSFPSIFFELIQVPVTQADNYRFDSVEVKQLAFRIDGVFLPKNNNLDSPIYFCELQFQKDDQFYERFFAEIFLYLSKTELNNDWQGVIIYPNRQIETQQTQRYQEVLNSPRITRIYLDELANLNQTSIGLATIKLITLPSAETIENTRQLIQRVKGEFNPDQKPQELLQLIETILVYKLPRLSRQKVEAMFSLDELKQTQYFQDVREEAKLEGIQEGELRAKITSVPSLLALGLTVEQVAEALKLDIEQVRLIQNNNEQGADQ from the coding sequence ATGAAAACAGATACTATTTTTTATCGTCTCTTTCAATCTTTTCCTAGCATTTTCTTTGAATTAATTCAAGTTCCCGTTACCCAAGCAGATAACTATCGCTTTGATTCCGTAGAAGTTAAACAATTAGCTTTTCGTATTGATGGGGTATTTCTTCCGAAAAATAATAACCTTGACAGTCCCATTTATTTCTGTGAGTTACAATTTCAAAAGGATGATCAATTTTATGAACGTTTCTTTGCTGAAATCTTCTTATATCTCAGTAAAACCGAATTAAATAATGATTGGCAAGGAGTGATTATTTATCCTAATCGTCAAATAGAAACGCAACAAACACAACGTTATCAAGAAGTGTTAAATTCCCCAAGAATTACTCGTATTTATTTAGATGAGTTAGCCAATCTTAATCAAACCTCAATTGGGTTAGCAACGATAAAATTAATTACCTTACCTTCAGCAGAAACCATTGAAAATACCCGTCAACTCATACAAAGAGTAAAAGGAGAATTCAACCCTGACCAAAAACCCCAAGAACTCTTACAATTAATAGAGACTATCCTTGTGTATAAATTACCCCGTTTAAGTCGTCAGAAGGTAGAAGCGATGTTTAGTTTAGATGAATTAAAGCAAACTCAATATTTTCAAGATGTCCGTGAAGAAGCAAAACTTGAGGGTATCCAAGAAGGAGAGTTAAGGGCAAAAATTACTTCTGTACCCAGTCTTTTAGCCTTAGGTTTAACTGTTGAACAAGTCGCAGAAGCGTTAAAGTTAGATATTGAACAAGTTAGACTCATACAAAATAATAACGAACAAGGGGCGGATCAGTAG
- a CDS encoding pentapeptide repeat-containing protein, which yields MKRNILNAILLATPILLASPVMAGNPAHVQQLLETRMCQGCDLSNEDLRYAHLIGSDLREANLEGAILIEANLEGADLTGANLEGANLEGAMLTNATLNNSNLDNVNLANAKIYDADVTGASMENLDITNAQIFNTGIGVGGETP from the coding sequence ATGAAAAGGAATATATTAAACGCCATCTTATTAGCTACCCCTATTTTATTAGCTAGTCCTGTCATGGCAGGAAACCCGGCCCACGTTCAACAATTATTAGAAACCAGAATGTGTCAGGGGTGCGATCTCAGTAACGAAGACTTAAGATATGCTCATTTAATTGGGTCTGATCTCAGAGAGGCTAACCTAGAAGGGGCAATTCTTATTGAAGCCAACCTAGAAGGGGCTGATCTCACCGGGGCTAACCTAGAAGGAGCTAACCTAGAAGGAGCTATGTTAACCAATGCTACCTTAAATAACTCGAATTTAGATAATGTTAACCTAGCCAACGCCAAAATTTATGATGCAGACGTAACCGGCGCATCTATGGAAAACCTAGACATTACCAACGCACAAATCTTTAACACAGGCATCGGTGTCGGTGGCGAAACACCATAG
- a CDS encoding cation:proton antiporter has translation MFSFSSVFAEIACIMAIATAVGGLALWLRQPLIMAFIIVGILIGPAGLQIVSANEEVELLAELGIALLLFVVGLKLDPHEIQSVGPVAIIAGMGQIIITGILGDVIASFLGFDLISAFYIGLSLTFSSTIIVVKLLSDRQEIDALHGRIALGVLIVQDLVVVVAMILLTAFSEDSQQSLGQEIISVILKGGIFLLFIAFLTRYVLPKLLHVLANSTELLLIFAISWAIALAAVGDGLGFSKEVGAFVAGVSLASTTYRATIGARLVSLRDFLLLFFFINLGIHVNVSYLGSEIMSAVILSAFVLLGKPLMIMVLMSIIGYQKYTSTITSLSLSQISEFSLIIATLGLDLGHINENVLGLITLVGLITMGVSTYMIIDSHTIYEKLLPVVSHFNKLIPHSHQKLGDLDAEKVDRVDIILFGLGRYGGSLIKALQGSGLQVLGVDFNPELVRAWRNQGVLAFYGDAEDPEFAATLPLNKAKWVISTLPGQRIGLTLLHTLEYQKFQGKIAVTSHTEREMKILKSAGSDLVLLPFRDAAHEAARLLVSDLN, from the coding sequence ATGTTTAGTTTTAGTAGTGTTTTTGCAGAAATCGCCTGTATTATGGCGATCGCAACGGCTGTGGGAGGATTAGCTTTGTGGTTGCGTCAACCTTTAATTATGGCGTTTATTATTGTCGGTATTCTCATTGGTCCGGCGGGATTACAGATAGTTTCGGCCAATGAAGAAGTGGAATTATTGGCTGAATTGGGCATTGCTTTATTGTTGTTTGTGGTGGGATTAAAACTCGATCCCCATGAAATTCAATCCGTTGGTCCTGTGGCTATTATTGCCGGCATGGGTCAAATTATAATAACGGGAATTTTAGGGGATGTGATTGCTAGTTTTTTAGGTTTTGATCTTATTTCTGCTTTTTATATTGGTTTATCTTTAACCTTTTCTAGTACCATTATTGTTGTTAAATTATTATCAGATCGACAAGAAATTGATGCGTTACATGGCCGCATTGCTTTAGGGGTTCTCATTGTTCAAGATTTAGTGGTTGTTGTCGCTATGATTTTGTTAACGGCGTTTAGTGAGGATTCACAACAGTCTTTAGGACAAGAGATTATTTCAGTGATCTTAAAAGGAGGAATCTTTTTATTATTCATTGCTTTTTTAACCCGTTATGTTTTACCTAAATTGCTCCATGTTTTAGCTAATTCGACGGAATTGTTATTAATTTTTGCTATTTCTTGGGCGATCGCTTTAGCAGCTGTGGGAGACGGTTTAGGCTTTAGTAAAGAAGTGGGGGCATTTGTGGCAGGAGTGTCTTTAGCATCCACCACTTATCGAGCAACCATTGGAGCTAGATTAGTCAGTTTACGAGATTTTTTATTACTGTTTTTCTTCATTAATTTAGGGATTCATGTTAATGTTAGTTATTTAGGCTCAGAAATCATGTCGGCTGTTATTTTATCGGCCTTTGTTTTGTTGGGTAAGCCTTTAATGATCATGGTGTTAATGAGTATTATAGGTTATCAAAAATATACTAGCACCATTACCAGTTTATCTTTGAGTCAAATTAGCGAATTTTCTTTAATTATTGCCACTTTGGGACTGGATTTAGGTCATATTAATGAGAATGTTTTAGGGTTAATTACGTTAGTGGGACTCATTACTATGGGGGTGTCTACTTATATGATTATTGACTCTCATACTATTTATGAAAAATTATTACCTGTTGTTTCCCATTTTAATAAATTAATCCCCCATTCTCACCAAAAATTAGGGGATTTAGATGCAGAAAAGGTTGATCGTGTTGATATTATTTTATTTGGTTTAGGACGGTATGGCGGTAGTTTGATTAAAGCGTTACAAGGTTCGGGTTTACAGGTTTTAGGGGTAGATTTTAACCCAGAATTAGTGAGAGCATGGCGTAATCAAGGGGTATTAGCTTTTTATGGCGATGCAGAAGATCCTGAATTTGCAGCAACCCTTCCTTTAAATAAGGCAAAATGGGTCATTAGTACCTTACCGGGACAACGTATCGGATTAACTTTATTACACACATTAGAATATCAAAAATTTCAGGGTAAAATTGCTGTTACCAGTCACACCGAACGAGAAATGAAAATTCTCAAAAGTGCAGGTTCGGATCTGGTTTTATTGCCTTTTAGAGATGCAGCCCACGAAGCTGCTAGACTATTAGTTTCTGACCTTAATTAA
- a CDS encoding CU044_2847 family protein — MLLLKLIKFGIKLRGEAGIPYITKGTAESNIEICIKCQLHQ, encoded by the coding sequence TTGTTGCTGCTAAAGTTGATAAAATTTGGTATTAAATTAAGGGGAGAAGCTGGTATTCCTTATATTACTAAAGGCACAGCAGAAAGTAATATCGAGATTTGCATTAAGTGTCAACTTCACCAGTAA
- a CDS encoding toll/interleukin-1 receptor domain-containing protein encodes MYNQPDANKFEFDVFLAHNHDDKRQIRSIAHELKLRFIKPWFDEEQVPPGTPFGRIIEEAIPKVKSAAIFIGKNGLGNWQKAEQQALNQRCVDEGIAMIPVLLPEVDQVPEDIKTLFLIQLHSCVKFDKGIYDVKALDNLEWGITGRRPRREHYGILVNIPNYQTSCFLAMPKRGLDSIYESLKDVAKEVSVKQLVNNTGIELIQTKNKSDQGFVGDINEIIHKIRSSEVVVGVCVSEEKSSQLDPDVAYELGLAHALGKPLCIITDKTTHQSLSDYILKDIPEDEFIDYELSKSKGTLSDELKNKLEEILKSLKFPYLVEPRNRDISAINWEKTQCFLPNFQNNFCNILRFGLEIHTEFPSLQTLLTSLYKEIEEVAETLQDPSTTRNLEKEINDVIKAWKDYKQKYEGLYPLNSNNAQLREFKDTKDFNSLKDSFQSLQSDMSTRNQFGKQSYQAYKIVIQIIEAYPNLHQRLSDILDNEEVFNMLQKFVNVDSLGKDVKRLIGDIDQLVYMRAGTMMRNLAEMICCNQ; translated from the coding sequence ATGTATAATCAACCTGACGCTAATAAATTTGAATTTGATGTTTTTCTAGCTCACAATCACGACGATAAGCGACAGATAAGAAGTATTGCCCACGAACTCAAATTACGTTTTATAAAACCTTGGTTCGATGAAGAGCAAGTTCCTCCAGGCACTCCATTTGGACGGATAATTGAAGAGGCAATTCCCAAAGTTAAATCGGCTGCAATCTTTATAGGTAAAAATGGTCTAGGAAATTGGCAAAAAGCAGAACAGCAAGCATTGAACCAAAGATGCGTTGACGAAGGAATTGCTATGATTCCTGTCTTACTACCAGAGGTTGATCAGGTTCCTGAAGATATAAAGACTTTGTTTTTGATTCAACTACATAGCTGCGTGAAGTTTGATAAAGGAATTTATGACGTTAAGGCACTAGACAATCTAGAGTGGGGCATTACTGGACGTAGACCTCGAAGGGAACATTATGGAATACTAGTTAATATTCCCAACTACCAAACAAGCTGTTTTTTAGCAATGCCGAAACGGGGATTAGATAGTATTTACGAGTCACTCAAAGATGTAGCTAAGGAGGTATCAGTCAAACAATTAGTCAATAACACAGGCATCGAACTAATTCAAACCAAAAATAAGAGTGATCAAGGCTTTGTAGGTGATATAAATGAGATAATTCACAAAATTCGTTCATCTGAGGTGGTTGTGGGGGTGTGCGTTTCAGAAGAGAAATCTTCTCAGCTAGATCCAGATGTGGCATACGAATTAGGACTAGCTCATGCTCTGGGTAAACCGCTTTGCATCATTACTGATAAGACTACTCACCAATCTCTTTCTGACTATATTCTTAAAGACATACCAGAGGATGAATTTATTGACTACGAGTTGTCGAAAAGTAAAGGAACTTTGAGTGACGAACTCAAAAACAAGTTAGAAGAGATTCTTAAGTCTCTAAAGTTCCCTTATTTAGTTGAGCCGAGAAATCGAGATATTAGTGCTATAAATTGGGAGAAAACACAATGTTTTCTTCCGAATTTTCAAAATAATTTCTGTAATATTCTTCGTTTTGGACTAGAGATTCATACGGAATTTCCCTCTCTCCAAACTCTTCTTACAAGTCTTTATAAAGAGATCGAAGAAGTTGCGGAAACTCTGCAAGATCCAAGCACAACTAGAAATCTAGAAAAGGAGATTAATGATGTTATCAAGGCTTGGAAAGACTATAAACAGAAATATGAAGGATTATACCCACTCAATTCAAATAACGCTCAATTGAGGGAATTTAAAGATACCAAAGACTTCAACAGTCTTAAAGATTCTTTCCAGAGTTTGCAATCGGATATGAGTACCAGAAACCAATTTGGAAAACAATCCTATCAAGCGTATAAAATAGTTATCCAAATAATTGAAGCTTATCCTAATCTTCATCAACGCTTATCCGATATTTTAGATAATGAGGAGGTTTTCAATATGTTACAGAAATTTGTGAATGTTGATTCCTTGGGTAAAGATGTTAAAAGATTAATCGGAGACATTGACCAATTAGTATATATGCGT